In a genomic window of Gossypium arboreum isolate Shixiya-1 chromosome 7, ASM2569848v2, whole genome shotgun sequence:
- the LOC108458488 gene encoding probable WRKY transcription factor 47 — protein sequence MEKQHSRELTFLHSGDSLRPNSGVADRTLGDSSDHVEPHIKEMDFFSTQYQSHDHHHHHHHHHQEGNTDNNGSSSFIDSSVNIGLNLLSSSPGVSRATNEEKHKAQESALKMELEKLNEENRRLRSMLDQITKNYNELQGQLLMALQKQAHRNEQEQKDAVNGMASTIMSVQQFMDPRPSSALDVNEPSGSDDKTQELSASPENTMEIVSKEYDHRMVQNMPGKQVSIEDSTDQTSQNWGSLKSPKVDQSKNEDQVSEVPFRKARVSVRARSEAPLISDGCQWRKYGQKMAKGNPCPRAYYRCTMAVGCPVRKQVQRCADDKSILITTYEGNHNHPLPPAATAMANTTSAAAAMLLSGSTKSKDGLPTSAYYPSLPYASSMATLSASAPFPTITLDLTQGPNAVQMLRPPPSATSFPLPLHGYPQLLGNPMFGPPKLSTASPALQLGQRPASMVETVTAAIASDPNFTAALAAAISTIMGAPPRNQGNSSNNNDENNNSSNGVGVPALPGSPQIQQSCTTFSSKACTNKPG from the exons ATGGAGAAGCAGCACAGTCGAGAACTAACGTTCTTACACTCCGGTGACTCACTCCGGCCGAATTCTGGTGTGGCCGATCGTACCCTTGGCGATTCTAGCGATCATGTTGAGCCACACATCAAGGAGATGGATTTCTTTTCTACTCAATATCAATCACatgatcatcatcatcatcatcatcatcatcatcaagagGGCAACACTGATAATAATGGATCATCTTCTTTTATTGATTCAAGTGTAAAC ATTGGATTAAATCTTCTCAGTTCAAGCCCCGGAGTTTCAAGGGCAACAAATGAAGAGAAACACAAAGCGCAA GAGAGTGCTCTTAAAATGGAGTTAGAAAAGTTAAACGAAGAGAATCGGAGACTAAGAAGCATGTTGGATCAGATTACCAAAAACTACAATGAACTACAAGGTCAACTATTAATGGCGTTGCAAAAACAGGCCCACAGAAATGAACAAGAACAG AAGGATGCAGTAAATGGGATGGCGAGTACCATAATGTCAGTCCAACAATTCATGGACCCACGGCCTTCGTCTGCATTAGATGTCAACGAGCCTTCTGGGTCTGACGACAAGACGCAAGAGTTGTCAGCATCTCCCGAAAATACTATGGAAATTGTTTCAAAGGAATACGACCATCGAATGGTTCAAAATATGCCGGGAAAGCAGGTTTCTATTGAAGATAGTACTGATCAAACATCTCAGAATTGGGGATCACTCAAGAGTCCGAAGGTAGATCAGTCAAAGAATGAAGACCAAGTCTCTGAAGTTCCTTTTAGGAAGGCCAGGGTGTCGGTTAGAGCCAGATCAGAAGCTCCCTTG ATAAGCGATGGTTGTCAGTGGAGGAAATATGGTCAAAAGATGGCAAAGGGTAACCCTTGTCCTCGAGCTTACTACCGTTGCACCATGGCTGTTGGCTGCCCAGTCCGTAAGCAGGTGCAAAGATGTGCCGATGATAAAAGCATTCTCATCACAACATACGAGGGAAACCACAATCATCCTCTCCCACCAGCAGCCACAGCTATGGCTAACACGACGTCAGCTGCGGCCGCCATGTTACTATCAGGTTCAACCAAAAGTAAGGATGGCCTACCAACCTCTGCCTACTACCCTTCCTTACCTTATGCATCATCAATGGCCACCCTCTCCGCCTCCGCCCCCTTTCCCACTATAACCCTTGACTTAACTCAGGGCCCAAATGCCGTTCAGATGTTACGTCCCCCGCCTTCCGCTACTTCATTTCCATTACCTTTGCACGGTTATCCGCAGCTTTTAGGGAACCCTATGTTCGGTCCTCCCAAGTTATCTACTGCATCACCGGCATTGCAGTTAGGGCAACGTCCAGCTTCCATGGTGGAAACAGTTACAGCAGCCATTGCTTCTGATCCGAATTTCACCGCAGCATTAGCAGCAGCCATTTCAACAATTATGGGAGCGCCACCAAGAAACCAGGGAAACAGTAGTAATAACAATGATGAGAATAACAATTCCTCGAATGGGGTGGGTGTGCCTGCCCTTCCAGGATCACCACAGATTCAACAGTCATGCACCACATTCTCCTCAAAGGCATGCACAAACAAGCCAGGGTGA
- the LOC108459177 gene encoding auxin-responsive protein IAA20-like has translation MGRATSSSSSSIESSTHFGFSSNGASSSSSSQRDLSTDLRLGLSISASRPYARGQPSLLRQVVSEEENECNSATFFVKVYMEGIPIGRKLNLLAHENYYDLIRTLENMFNTNIIWAEPEAEMDGDRYEKYHVLTYEDKEGDWMMVGDVPWEMFLSAVRRLKITKC, from the exons ATGGGAAGGGCAACCAGTTCTTCTTCATCTTCCATCGAGAGCAGCACCCATTTTGGGTTTTCAAGCAATGGTGCTTCTTCGTCTTCTTCCTCTCAGAGGGACCTCAGCACTGATCTTAGGCTTGGTCTTAGCATTTCAGCCTCTCGTCCCTACGCAAG GGGGCAGCCATCGCTGTTAAGGCAGGTAGTTTCTGAAGAAGAAAATGAGTGCAACAGTGCAACTTTCTTCGTAAAGGTGTACATGGAAGGGATTCCTATTGGTAGAAAACTGAACCTGTTAGCTCACGAGAATTACTACGATCTGATAAGGACACTGGAGAACATGTTCAACACAAACATTATCT GGGCTGAACCTGAAGCTGAGATGGATGGAGATCGTTACGAGAAATACCATGTGCTAACATACGAAGACAAGGAAGGGGACTGGATGATGGTTGGTGATGTTCCTTGGGA GATGTTCTTGTCAGCTGTGAGGAGATTGAAGATCACCAAGTGCTAA